In Candidatus Falkowbacteria bacterium, a genomic segment contains:
- a CDS encoding transcriptional repressor, whose product MKSAQDILLCLSQQGYKKTKLREMLVSLFEHLKKPLSALEIQAFLKKKKLLLNKTTVYRELQFLREQRVIVEIDFGDGKKRYEMAGLPHHHHLVCDKCRSVEDVFIEQDLMTVEKKIKQTTSFFVKRHSLEFFGLCKHCLN is encoded by the coding sequence ATGAAAAGTGCACAAGATATTTTACTGTGCTTATCACAGCAGGGATATAAGAAAACCAAATTAAGGGAGATGCTTGTCTCTTTGTTTGAGCATTTAAAAAAGCCGCTATCGGCTCTTGAGATACAGGCTTTTCTTAAAAAAAAGAAGTTATTGTTAAATAAAACAACCGTCTATCGAGAACTACAATTTTTGCGTGAACAGCGAGTGATTGTAGAGATTGATTTTGGTGATGGTAAAAAACGATATGAAATGGCTGGATTACCACATCATCATCACTTGGTTTGTGATAAGTGTCGGTCGGTAGAGGATGTTTTTATTGAACAGGATTTAATGACCGTTGAGAAAAAAATAAAACAGACAACGTCTTTTTTTGTTAAGAGACATAGCTTAGAATTTTTTGGTTTATGTAAACATTGTCTTAATTAA
- a CDS encoding DUF1003 domain-containing protein — MKKEFKNIKKKKRKSTAFLERGAFAFINRIGSIGSIIIHSFIFLIFIILGLAGADWNTLLLILTTIVSLEAIYLAIFIQMTVNQNTQSLAEVEEDIEEIQEDVDEIQKDIDVIQEDVDEIQEDVDDIVEDEKEAETFERQQAQTLDKIQTELQQLAKTIEHLRNPQKK, encoded by the coding sequence ATGAAAAAAGAATTTAAAAATATTAAAAAAAAGAAACGTAAAAGCACGGCTTTTCTTGAGCGAGGAGCTTTTGCTTTTATTAATCGAATTGGTTCAATAGGTTCTATTATCATCCATTCTTTTATTTTTTTAATTTTCATTATTTTGGGACTGGCAGGAGCTGATTGGAATACACTACTTTTAATATTAACAACCATTGTTTCTTTAGAGGCTATATACCTAGCAATATTTATCCAAATGACTGTTAACCAAAATACTCAAAGTTTGGCTGAAGTTGAAGAAGATATTGAAGAGATCCAAGAAGATGTCGATGAAATTCAAAAAGATATTGACGTTATCCAAGAAGATGTCGATGAAATTCAAGAAGACGTTGATGATATTGTGGAAGATGAGAAAGAAGCTGAAACTTTTGAACGTCAACAAGCTCAAACTCTAGACAAAATTCAAACAGAGCTACAACAACTTGCTAAAACTATTGAACATTTACGAAATCCACAAAAAAAATAG
- a CDS encoding ZIP family metal transporter has translation MTTHHLLGSNRYTLSFLVGMVAANFAIHLLPEAFGDSDISPWLVSIALIGGVALQYSLHRYLSPTKKTGNQFLLFLHIHNVTDGLTIGLAFLAHVSLGIFTTVAIMIHDIVHKIIGFGFLRSAGDSVRKAFLKIMTTFISILVGLLLMLVFRPDHEFSVIGGGFAAGSLAYVVMLLLKEVFGKKAIVPRRYETLLKSAFFGLGGVVMVVIILLLQAYAPESSH, from the coding sequence ATGACAACTCATCATTTACTTGGATCAAATCGCTATACCTTGTCATTCTTGGTTGGCATGGTTGCAGCTAATTTCGCTATTCATTTACTGCCGGAAGCTTTTGGAGACTCTGATATTTCTCCGTGGTTGGTGAGTATTGCTTTGATAGGTGGTGTGGCATTGCAATATTCTCTGCATCGATATCTTAGCCCAACAAAAAAAACTGGCAATCAATTTTTATTGTTTCTTCATATTCATAATGTAACTGATGGTTTAACAATTGGTTTAGCCTTTTTGGCTCATGTCAGTTTGGGAATATTTACTACAGTGGCAATCATGATTCATGACATCGTTCATAAAATTATTGGTTTTGGATTTTTGAGATCAGCTGGTGACTCAGTAAGAAAAGCCTTTTTAAAAATCATGACTACTTTTATTAGTATCTTGGTTGGATTACTGTTAATGCTGGTTTTTCGACCAGACCATGAGTTTAGTGTTATTGGCGGAGGGTTTGCTGCTGGATCCTTGGCATATGTAGTTATGCTTTTACTAAAAGAGGTCTTTGGGAAAAAGGCCATTGTGCCTCGACGCTATGAAACCTTATTAAAGTCGGCTTTTTTTGGTTTAGGTGGGGTCGTGATGGTTGTTATAATTTTGTTACTTCAGGCTTATGCCCCTGAATCCAGTCATTAG
- a CDS encoding VIT1/CCC1 transporter family protein, with protein sequence MKQKKVSQTFTRNFIFGAEDSLVSTVGLLSGVAFAGVGRSTIILTGVILIFVEAFSMGVGSYLTEYIIRPSDNVKQKIPTTAGIVMFISYIISGGIPLSPYIFFSGTLALTLSIIFSLVALICLGIVSSVLSKTNMVKNTLRMFVLGGSAIAIGLVVGIILK encoded by the coding sequence ATGAAACAAAAAAAAGTTAGCCAAACCTTTACCAGAAATTTTATTTTTGGTGCAGAGGATAGTTTAGTTTCAACTGTTGGTTTATTATCGGGCGTGGCTTTTGCTGGTGTTGGACGATCAACGATTATTTTAACTGGAGTTATTTTAATTTTTGTTGAGGCTTTTTCAATGGGGGTTGGTAGTTATTTGACTGAATATATTATTCGCCCAAGTGACAATGTAAAACAAAAAATACCGACTACAGCTGGTATCGTAATGTTTATATCATATATTATTTCAGGCGGAATCCCACTTTCTCCGTATATATTTTTTTCGGGCACGTTGGCTTTAACGCTTTCAATTATTTTTTCTCTAGTGGCTTTAATTTGTCTGGGAATTGTCAGTAGCGTATTGTCAAAAACAAATATGGTAAAAAATACTTTACGTATGTTTGTATTAGGGGGTAGTGCTATTGCTATTGGTCTTGTGGTTGGTATTATTTTAAAGTAA
- a CDS encoding DNA alkylation repair protein — protein MSDYIQVHSAIHKLSNKKRAIGSARFFKTGHGQYGEGDIFIGLTVPQCRLISQGYKTISLPTIKKLLVSKIHEERLIALLILVDQFSRGSEQEKKIIYNFYISNTQYINNWDLVDTSADKIVGEFLYTRSSSILQKFAKSKNLWERRIAIIATFAFIKKGDHTLTFTISKILLHDTHDLIHKACGWMLREVGKRISKKELMVFLNQYSKTMPRTMLRYAIEHFSNIERKKFLDKKISLLFSREMSVKDHSS, from the coding sequence ATGTCAGATTATATACAGGTACATTCAGCAATTCATAAACTAAGTAATAAAAAACGGGCTATCGGTTCAGCTCGTTTTTTTAAAACTGGTCATGGTCAATACGGTGAAGGGGATATTTTTATTGGACTCACAGTTCCACAATGTCGTTTAATTTCCCAAGGCTATAAAACAATCTCCCTGCCAACAATTAAAAAACTACTTGTCTCAAAAATCCATGAAGAACGTTTAATTGCCTTATTAATTTTAGTTGATCAATTTAGTCGTGGTAGCGAGCAGGAGAAAAAAATTATTTATAATTTTTATATTTCAAACACTCAATATATTAATAATTGGGATTTAGTTGATACTTCGGCTGATAAAATTGTTGGCGAATTTCTCTATACAAGATCATCATCCATTTTACAAAAATTTGCAAAATCAAAAAACCTTTGGGAACGGAGAATAGCTATTATTGCTACTTTTGCTTTTATAAAAAAAGGAGACCATACTTTAACCTTTACAATTTCCAAAATACTTTTGCACGATACCCATGATCTTATTCATAAAGCCTGTGGCTGGATGTTGCGAGAAGTCGGGAAGAGAATTTCAAAAAAAGAACTCATGGTTTTTCTTAATCAATATAGCAAAACAATGCCACGAACAATGCTCCGGTATGCAATTGAGCATTTTTCAAATATAGAACGAAAGAAATTTTTAGATAAAAAAATCTCCCTGCTATTTAGCAGAGAGATGTCAGTAAAAGATCATTCATCATAA
- a CDS encoding T9SS type A sorting domain-containing protein — protein MKKWYSMLLLAVLFFSYNDGTSQCIGGNSAVTVISVAEGSSVTFTDPRPPNGQISQFAGLINCSMDGNPFKSYCIDLFHSVSLPDAGYSETCEYTVPRAQYILNNYFPLRTGYPGILSDNEEAAAIQMVLWSLYDNVSLGSITNSVIRDRAIAIRSDADLNGIITPSIPTFSFETGMDPDGFFIKTIDENGNPISVQNIVISISEGNVSEDTVSTDVTGFSPQIIVSGASNGTIIIAEGTMLYAPGRIVDGILPDKQTLSIAFPVFGTMKISISWGALPVEVSSFTSMVNGRNVDLNWATSAETNNSGFEVERTVTGVNTWTKIGFVNGNGTSATPHNYTYSDRGLQTANYSYRLKQIDYNGNFEYHYLSNEVIIGVPDKFVLSQNYPNPFNPSTKIHYAIPFDGKVSLTIYDNSGKEVAKLVNNTLTAGNYTANFDASSFASGVYYYRLNLNGPINFSETKRMMLVK, from the coding sequence ATGAAGAAATGGTATTCTATGCTACTGTTAGCTGTTTTATTTTTTAGCTATAATGATGGGACTTCACAGTGCATTGGTGGAAATTCCGCTGTAACCGTTATTTCCGTTGCAGAAGGCAGTAGTGTGACATTTACAGATCCGCGGCCACCAAACGGACAGATTTCACAGTTTGCCGGACTGATAAACTGCAGTATGGACGGAAATCCGTTCAAGTCTTATTGCATTGATCTGTTCCATAGCGTCAGTCTTCCTGATGCTGGATATTCTGAAACATGTGAGTATACTGTACCCAGGGCACAATATATTCTCAATAACTATTTTCCGTTAAGAACTGGATATCCTGGGATATTATCGGACAATGAAGAAGCAGCTGCAATCCAAATGGTATTGTGGTCTCTCTATGATAATGTTTCGTTAGGGAGTATAACAAACTCGGTTATTAGGGACAGGGCTATAGCTATAAGAAGTGATGCGGATTTGAATGGAATTATTACCCCTTCAATTCCGACATTTTCATTTGAGACTGGAATGGACCCGGATGGTTTCTTCATCAAGACGATTGATGAAAATGGAAATCCAATTTCTGTACAGAATATTGTAATCTCAATATCTGAGGGAAATGTATCTGAAGATACGGTCAGTACGGATGTTACGGGATTCTCCCCCCAAATAATTGTTTCCGGTGCAAGTAATGGGACAATAATAATAGCTGAGGGAACTATGTTATATGCCCCAGGAAGAATTGTTGACGGTATCCTGCCGGATAAGCAAACCCTCTCAATAGCGTTCCCGGTTTTTGGAACGATGAAAATATCAATTTCTTGGGGCGCACTTCCGGTAGAAGTTTCCTCATTCACTTCAATGGTGAACGGAAGAAACGTTGACCTCAATTGGGCAACATCAGCTGAAACCAATAATTCAGGTTTTGAAGTTGAGAGAACAGTAACCGGTGTTAACACATGGACAAAGATTGGCTTTGTCAACGGTAATGGAACTTCTGCAACTCCTCATAACTATACATACTCAGACAGAGGACTGCAGACAGCTAATTATTCCTACAGATTGAAACAGATTGATTACAACGGTAACTTTGAGTATCATTATCTGTCCAATGAAGTAATCATCGGAGTTCCGGATAAGTTTGTTCTCTCTCAAAACTATCCGAATCCGTTCAATCCCTCAACAAAGATCCACTATGCAATTCCGTTCGACGGAAAAGTATCACTTACGATCTATGACAACTCAGGTAAGGAAGTAGCAAAGCTTGTGAACAATACACTCACAGCTGGAAACTACACTGCCAACTTCGATGCTTCAAGCTTCGCAAGTGGTGTATATTACTACAGACTGAACCTGAATGGACCAATTAACTTCTCTGAAACAAAGAGAATGATGTTGGTCAAATAA
- a CDS encoding leucine-rich repeat domain-containing protein, whose protein sequence is MKKIILPIILVVSIILSGCTISSDSIPKETKNDVSDNTKEEKEPVKKTNTDNNQTINLSNQKLEKVPSTIFNQTNTEVLDLSNNQLTGALPGEIRFLKNLRILKASNNLMTGVPAEVGQLSNLETLDLSNNQLTGLPNELGNLKNLKTMNLSGNNYSQQDLDYIKQRLPNTQFIL, encoded by the coding sequence ATGAAGAAAATAATCTTACCCATAATCTTAGTTGTCTCAATTATCTTAAGTGGCTGCACAATTTCGTCTGATAGCATACCAAAAGAAACGAAAAATGATGTATCTGATAATACAAAAGAAGAAAAAGAACCAGTCAAAAAAACTAACACCGATAATAATCAAACGATCAACCTCAGCAATCAAAAATTAGAAAAAGTACCATCAACAATCTTCAATCAAACTAACACCGAAGTTCTCGACCTTTCTAATAATCAATTAACTGGTGCGCTTCCGGGTGAAATTCGCTTTTTAAAAAATTTAAGAATTTTAAAAGCCAGTAATAACCTAATGACCGGAGTTCCAGCAGAAGTCGGACAATTAAGTAATTTAGAAACACTGGATCTTTCCAATAATCAATTAACGGGTCTACCAAATGAACTTGGAAATTTAAAAAATCTTAAAACTATGAATCTCTCAGGAAATAACTACTCACAGCAAGACTTAGATTATATTAAACAACGCCTCCCTAACACACAATTTATTCTATAA